The Jiangella alba genome includes the window CGTCGGGGTAGCCGGCCTCGGCCAGCAGCTCGCGGGCGCGGTCCTGGTCGAACGGGTACAGCTGGTCGAGCTCCTCGTTCCAGGCGAGGTAGTCGCGCGGGAACGGCTGCCAGTTCGGGTCGCCCTCGCCGAAGAACGCGACGTCGACGAGCGACTGCCGGTCGATCGCGTGGCTGATCGCCTGCGTGACCCGCGGGTCGTCGAACGGCTCCACGGTGTTGTTCACGTCCAGCACCCGCACCGTGAACACGTCGATGACGTCGACCTCGAGCCCGGCCGCCCGGGCCGCCTCGAGCTGCGCCGGCGGGATGACGGCGACGTCGAACTGGCCGGACTGGATGCCCGCGACCGCGACCGTCGGGTCCGGCGGCACCCGCAGCTCGAAGTCGTCGACCAGGATGGCGTCCGCGTCCCAGTAGTCCTCGTTCTTGTGCAGTGTGGCGTGCGACGCCGGGACGTACTCGTCCAGCGCGAACGGCCCGGCGCCGACGGGCTTCGTCGCGAGGCCCTCGACGTCTTCGGCCACCGCCGTGGGGCTGACGATCATGCCGGTCTTGCCCGACAGCAGCAGCGGGATCTGGTAGTCGGGCTGGTTGAGCAGCAGCGTCACCTCGGTGGGACTGTCCACCCTGACGTCGGTGACGACGCTGAGCTGGGCGCCGATCGTCGAGTCGGGAGCGTCGCGGCCGCGCAGCAAGCTGGCCCTGACCGCCTCGGCGTCGAGCGGCGTGCCGTCGGTGAACGTCAGCCCGTCGCGCAGGGTGAAGGTGACCTCGTCGCCGGTCTCGTTGTAGGTCCAGCTCTCCGCCAGCGCGGGCACCGCGTTGCCGTCGACGTCCTGCTTGGTCAGCGCCGCGTAGGCGAGCGACAGCACGTGCACGTCCTGGCCGACGGTGGACGTCACCGGGTCCCAGGTCGACGGGAGATGCCAGCCCCAGGTGAGGCTGCCGCCGGCGGCGTTCTGGCCGGTCGCGCCCTGGCTGGTGGGCGAGGTGTCGCCCGCGCAGCCGGCCAGCAGGAGCAGGGCGGCGAGGACGGTGGTCAGCGTGCGGGTTCTCATCGATGGACGCTCCGTTGAAATACTTAAAGCCGATGGATTTACTAGGCTTTACGGCATGGCGGCAGACGGCCGCCCGCCGTCAGGCGAGCGAGGTGGTGCCGGAGTGGGAGCTCAGCGACAGAGCGCGCTGGCCGTGCGCAGCAGGTCGACGCTGCGCCGGACCGTCAGGATGCGGGCCGGCTCCAGGACGTGCCGCAGCGCCGAGCGAGCGAGCCGCTCGCCGGTGGCGGTGTCCTGGAGTGGGGTCATGCGAACGATTCTGCGGGGATCGGCCCCGATCTGTCCAACATCGAATACTGATCGTGATCGATCGCGAACGCTGATCGGTCCATGAGCGCCGTCCTCGACATCGTGCCGCTGCGCAGCCTCGTCGCCGTCGCCGAGTGCGGCGGATTCCACCGCGCCGCGGCCGCGCTGCACATCACCCAGAGCGCGGTCAGCCAGCACGTACGCAAACTGGAGAAGGTGCTGGACCGGCCGCTCGTCGTCCGCGACGGGCGGCGTGGCCGGTTCACGCCCGCGGGCGAGGCGCTGCTGGCCGAGGCCCGGCGCATCCTCACCGCGCACGACGAGGCCCTGCGCCGGCTCGGCGTCGAGTCCTCCGACGGCGTCATCGTCGTCGGCTCCTCCGAGCACGCCGCCGACCAGCTGCTGCCCGAGATCGCGACGGCGCTGCGGGCGGCGTTCCCGCGGCGGCAGGTCCGGTTCCGGCTGGACCGCAGCGGCCGGCTCGCCCAGGCCGTCGACAACGGCAGCGTCGACGTGGCGGTCGTGCTCAGCGCCGACCGCGGCACCTTCGCCGGCCGGCTGCCGCTGCGCTGGTACGCCGCGCCCGGCTTCCGGCTGCCGCCGCCCGGCGAACCGCTGCCCCTGGTCGTGTTCGACGAGCCCTGCGCCCTGCGGCGGCGGGCGGTCGAGGCGCTCGGCGCGGCTGGGCGGGAGCCGGCGATCGCCTGCGAGGCGGCGTACCTCGCGGGCATCCTGGCGGCCGCCCGGGCCGGCCTCGGGGTGGCGGTGCTGGCGGGGGTGGGTGGGCGGCCGGAGGGACTGGCGCCGCTGGCCGGCCTGCCGCCGATCCAGCCGGCCGCGCTACGCGTCCGGGTCCGCGCCGGCGCGCCGTCGTCGCTCGCCTCGGTCGCCGCCGCGGCGGTCGAGCAGGTGGTGGCGGGTGGTTGACGCGCGGGGTTGCCGCTTCCGTTCGCCGGGGAGTGGCAACAACGGGCCGAGTTGATCATGGAGAAGGTCGGCCGTTTCGACGCGATCGAGCCGACTTTCTCCATGATCAACAGTCGCCCCGGGGCCAGCTGGCGGCGGACGGTGGACCGGGGCGGGCTGTGCCCGCACTTCCCCCGTCCCCCTGATAGCTGCCCGTTCTTAGACCGCGTGCGTGCGGGTCAAGCGGTCGTCGTCGCGCGAAGCGCCCATGAGTCCGCTTGAGGCGCGCGTGCGCGGCTGAGAAAATGGGCAGCAGGGGGACGGCCAACTTGCGCAAAGCGGCGAACTAGCGAACGGCCGCACGCGCCGGAGTCCAGATGCGCGACGGCCGGCCGGCGGCGAGGTCGCGGCCGAGCAGCACCTGCACGCGGTACGGCTCCAGGCGCAGTACGCCGAACGACTCGTGCTCCGCCGCCGGCCAGAACCGGCCCGGCGGGTAGCCGACGCCGCGGGGGCTGCCCTGTTCGTACAGGCGCCACACCCGCCGCTTCGTCTCGGGGTCGTCCACCCAGGTGGCGGCGGTGTCGAAGGCGACGGTGTCCTGGGCGGCGCTCCAGTAGGAGAACGTCGCGTGCGGGTTCGCGGCCAGGTGCGCCACCTTCACCGGCGTCGGGAACGTCGCCAGCCAGCCCAGCGGCGCGCCGCCGGCCACCTCCCAGACGGGGATGAGCACCCGCGAGCGGGGCCGGTGCCGCTGGTCGACCGTGGTCATGGTGGCGTAGACGATGCTGGCGAGGATCCGGTCGACGTCGGGACGGAGGTCGGAGTACGCGGTGGTCACACTGTCATCGTCGAACGCCGGGGGCTGGAGCGGAAGACGGCACTTCAGAGTGCGTCGGGCACTCCGAAGTGACCGTCCTCCGTGGGTCAGCTGCCGATGGCCGTCGCTCCGCGCTTGAGGTCGGCCAGACGGGCCTCGACCTCCACGGACGTCGCGCTGTCCTCGAGCTCCTCGAACTGCTGGTCGATGGACGACGCGGCGACCTCGGCGGCGCCGGCGACCTGCGCCTCCTGCCGTCGCACCTTCTCCTCGAACCGGGAGACCTCGCTGGTGGGGTCGAAGATGTCGATGGAGCGCACCGCGTCCTGCACCTGGGCCTGCGCCTGGGCGCTCTTGGCCCGCGCGACCAGCTCGTCACGCTTGTTCTTGAGGTCGCTGAGCTTGTCCTTCATGCCGGCCAGGCCGGCCTTGAGCTTCTCGGCCACCTCGCGCTGCGACGCGATCATCGGCTCGGCCGTCTTGGCCTCGGACTCGAACCCCATCTGCTTGCCGATGGCGACCTTGGCGAGGTTGTCGAACTTGTCCGCGTCGGCGGTGTCGCCGCCGGCGCGCAGCTGGTCGGCGCGCTGCGACGCGGCGAGCGCCTTGTTGCCCCACTCGGCGGCGGCGCGGACGTCCTCGGCGTGGTCCTGCTCGGCCAGCCGCAGGTTGCCGATGGTCTGCGCGACGGCCTGCTCGGCCTCGGCGATGTTGTCGGTGTAGTCGCGGACCATCTGGTCGAGCATGACCTCGGGGTCCTCGGCGCGGTCCAGCAGCGAGTTGATGTTGGCCTTGGCCAGCTGGGAGATGCGCCCGAGGATGGATTGCTTCTCAGCCATGATGTCGTCCTTCGTTCCTGGCCCCCCGTGGAGCCGCGATCGGATGAAAGGCAGTGCGCAGGGTCAGAACCGCCCACCGCCTCCCCGGCGGCCGCGGGTGCCGCCCCCTCCGAAACTGCCCGGCGAACGGCGTCCGCCGCCGGACGGACGCCCGCCGCCGAAGCCGCCGGAGGAGCCGCCCCCGAACATCCCGCCGCCGCGGCCCATCGAGTTGATCAGGATGCCGCCGAGGATCATCGACGTGAGGTCGGTGCCGCCGCCGCGCCCCGGGTTCTGCTGCCGCTGCCATTGGCCGACGTCCTGTTCGGCCAGCTGCTGCGCCTGCCGCGACAACTGGTCGGCGCGGTTGACGGCGTCGAGCGCGGCCGCCGGGTCCGACGTCGCGAGCGACTGGCCCTGCGCGAGGTGGCGAGCCGCCTCGGACAGCCGGGTCCGGGCCTCGGTGCCGACCGCGCCGCGTCGGGTCTCGATGAAGTCGTTGACGGCCTTGACCTGCGACGTCACCCGACCCACGGTCTCGGCGAGGGCGGTGCGGGCGCGCTCGGCCTCCTCGGCCGCCGCACGCACCGGGTCGAGCAGGTCGTCCAGCGCCGTCTCGGCCTCGGCCAGCTGCCGCAGCGCGGCCAGCGGGTCGCCCTGCCCGGCAGCGCGTCCGGCGGCGACGGCCTGCTGGGCGGTCGCGCCGGCCGCCGTGATCGCGGGGTCGGACGGCGCCAGCCGCGCGGCGTCGGCGATGTCCAGCGACACCGACTCGATCGCCTTGCCGATGCGTTCGCCCGCGGTCTCCAGCTCGTCCTTGGCGCTCGCGACCGCGTCGAGCAGCGTCGCGGCCTGCGCGACGGCGTCCTCGGCGGCCCTGGCCTGGGCGACGGCGGCCGCGCGGTCGTCCGTGCGCAGCGACTCCTGGCCCGCCGCGACGGCCTCGTGCGCCGCCGTCAGCAGCCGAGCCGCCTGGTCCGGGTTGCCGCTCACCGACGCCAGTGCGGCCGGCTGGTAGCCGAGCGCCAGTTGCTCGAGCTGGGCCCGGGCGGCGGGCAGCCGCTGCTCGACCTCGGTGGCGCGCTGCTCGGTCTCGGCCAGCACCTCGGGCGCCCGCGCCTGCAGGTCGCGGAGCTGGTCGAATTCCTCGACCTGGGCGTCGAGCGCGTCGCTGACCTCGCGGCAGGTCACGATGATCTGGGTCGTCATCGCGCGCCGTTGCTGGTCGGTCTCCGGCTCGCTGTCGTCCAGCCGCTGCCGCACCGCGAACGCGTCGGCGACCCGCGTCTTCGCCGTGGTCAGCAGCTCGCTGAACTCGGTGGTGGCCTGGATGCCGAACTGCGCCTGGGCGAACCCCAGCTCCTGCTCGGACGTCTTCAGCGCGTCGTCGATGTCGACCAGCGCGGCGCTGGCGCGCTTGTCCAGCTCGTCCAGCGACAGCCCGGCCAGCTCGTCCACCGGCTGCCCGTCCGGGCCGACCGGCGCGCCGGCCTGGTCGCGGCGGCGGCGCAGCGCCCACCAGCCCGCGGCGCCCGCGCCGACCACCACGACGCCGCCGACCACCCATGGGGTGGCCGAGCCGCCGCCGTCGCCGGTGGCGGCCTCGCGGTACCCGTCGGCACCGGCGATGGCCGCACCGGCCCAGTCCTCGTCGCTGAGCTCCGGGCGGATGTCGTCCTGACGCACCTCGGCCAGCTGGTCGTCGGTGAGGTCCAGCTCGTCGGTGACGGAGATGCCGAACGAGCGGTCCTCGATCGCGACCGCGAGCAGGATGTCGTCGGTGCCCAGCCCGGACGCCGTGGCGGTGTCGTTCGCCCACGTCTGGCCGTCGAGGCCGTCGAAACTGTCGACGTAGACGACGAACATCTGCAGCCCGGCGTCGTCGGTGAGGCGGTCGAACGCCGCCTGGATGCGCTGTTCGTCGCCGCCCGACAGCGCTCCGGCCCGGTCCGTGATGGCACCCGGGACGTTGAAGGGCGGCTCGGCCACCGCTGGGCCGGCGACGAGGAACGTGGTGAACGCGACTACGACGAGCGTTACCAGCCCCCGCCAACGCGTGGCAGTCACGAGTGTCATCCTGCCTGGTGAGGGGTGGTCGCACAATCAGTTCGGCCGGATTGAGGCCTCCGCCGCCGCCCGGGCCCGCGCCGCACCGGGCGCCGCGAGCGCGGCCGCGGCGGCTCGCCGGCAGTCCTCCAGGGTGTGCCCGGCGACCATGTGGCTGACCTCCGCCGCGGCGGCCGGCGCCATCGACAGGCTGGTGACGCCGAGCCCGACGAGGACCAGCGCCATCAGCGGATCGGCCGCCGACTCGCCGCACACTCCGACCGGTGTGCCGGCCGCGGCGCCCGCGCGGGCGGTCGCCGCGACGAGGTCGAGCACCGCCGGCTGCCAGGGGTCCAGCAGGTCGGCCAGCTCGCCGCGCAGCCGGTCGGCGGCCATCGTGTACTGGGCGAGGTCGTTGGTGCCGATCGAGACGAAGTCCAGCTCGGCGAGGATCGCCTCGGCCCGCAGCGCCGCCGACGGCACCTCGATCATCGCGCCCACCCGGGTCAGCCCGTGGCCGCGGGCAAGGGCGGCGAACTCGGCCGCCTCGGCGGCGGTCGACACCATCGGGGCCATCACCCACAGCTCGGCGCCGCCGTCATGCTGCGCCCGGGCCAGCGCGGCCAGTTGGTCGTCGAGCAGGTCCGGACGGCGCCGGGCCAGCCGGTAGCCGCGGACGCCGAGTGCCGGGTTCTCCTCGCCGGGCTGCTCGGCGAAGGCCAGCGGCTTGTCGGCGCCGGAGTCGAGCGTCCGGACGACGACCTTGCCGCCGGGGAAGTGGCCGAGCACCTCGCGATAGGCCGCCGCCTGCTCGTCGACGCCGGGCGCCGTCGACCGGTCGAGGTACAGCACCTCGGTGCGCAGCAGCCCGACTCCAGTGGCACCGGCCGCGGCCGCCGCCGCGGCGTCGGCGACCGTGCCGACGTTGGCCAGCACCGCCGCCGGGTGCCCGTCGGCGGTGTGCGTGGCCGGCGCGGTGCCCCGCAGCTCGGCGCGCGCGGCGGCCGCCCGCCGCACCCGCGCGACCAGCTCGTCGTCCGGGTCCAGCGTGACGGCGCCGGTCGCGGAGTCGACGGCGGCCAGGCGGCCGGCCGGCAGCCCCGTCGCTCCGGCCACCCGGACGACGCACGGAATGCCCAGCTGCCCGGCGATGATCGCGGTGTGGCTGGTCGGGCCGCCCTCCTCGGTGACGATCGCCGCGACGTTGCCGAGGTCCAGTGCGCTGGTGTCGGCGGGGGAGAGGTCGGCCGCGACCACCACCGACGGCTCGGCCAGCCGGGCCGGTCCCGGCTCGGGCCGCCCCAGCGCCCGGCTGACGGCGCGGTCGCGGACGCTGCGCAGGTCGGTCACCCGTTCGGCGATGTAGCCGCCGAGCCCGGCGAGCGTCTCGAGGAACGGGTCGAACGCGTCCCAGATCGCCGTCGCCGGGCCGTCGCCCTGCTTCACCCGCTGCTCGATGTCGGCCGCGAGCGCGGGGTCGGCGGCCATCTGCGCCGTCACCGTCAGGACCTCCGCCAGCGTCCCGTCGGCGGCCGCGGCCCGCTCCGTCAGGTCGTCGGCGACGGCCGTCAGCGCCGCCCGGGCGGCCTCCGGCGGGCCCGCCGGCTCGCCGTCAGGACGGGTGATTGCGCTGGTCAGCTGCACGATCGGGCCGACGGCGGCACCGCGGCCGGCGCCTCGTCCGATGAGGGTCGTGGGTGGGTGGTCCGGCATGCGTGCTCCTCGCGTCTCGGGTTGCAACGGTCTCGCTCCATACTGTATGCAGTATGGATGACAACAATCGTCGTGACGGGCCACGGTTCGTTCGCTACGTCGTTGGTCGAGACGGCGCAGATGATCGTCGGCTCGACTGAGCACGTGCATCCCGTCGACTTCCCGGTGGGCACCGGGGTCGAGGACCTCACCGCACGCGTGGCCGCGGTGATCGAGCAGGCGAACCCCGCAGGCGAGCCCGGGCAGGTGCTGATCCTGGCCGACGTCCTCGGCGGGTCGCCCGCCCGGGTCGCGCTCGCCGAGGCGGCGGCCGGCCGGGCCGACGCCGTCACCGGCGTCAACCTGCCCATGCTCATCGATCTGGCGCTGACCGCGGGCACCGCGTCGGCGCCGGAGCTGGCCGCCCGCGCCGTCACGGCGGGACAGGACGGAATCCGCGACGCCGGCGCCCTCGTCCGGCCGGAAGGAGGAGTGTCGTGACACTCTGGCAGGCGTTCCTCATCGCCCTGGTGGTCGCGCTGGCCTACCTGGCGCGCCGGATCCTCGGCGACCCGCAGCTGGAGCGGCCGATCATCCTCGGCCCGATCGTCGGCCTCATCGCCGGCGACCTCGAGACCGGGCTGATCGTCGGCGGCACCCTGGAGCTGATCTTCATCGGCGCCGCGACCTTCGGCGGCACCGCGCCGCCCAACGTCGCCATCGGCGCGGCCGTCGGCACGGCGCTGGCCATCTCCGCCGGTCAGGGCGCCGAGACGGCGCTCGTGGCGGCGGTGCCGGCGGCCGTCCTCGGCACGTTCTGCGAGCTGTTCGCCAAGACCGTCTGCTCGTTCCTGGTGCACCGTGCCGACGCGGCAGCGGCCCAAGCACGAGGAAGTACGATCCTGGGCATCATCTGGATCGGCAACGCCATCCACTTCCTCGCCTACTTCGTGCCGACCTTCCTGGTCCTGCAGTTCGGCGCCAACGCGCTGGAGGGCGTGCTCAACGCGCTCAGCGACGACGTCCAGAACGCGCTGAACACGTCCGCGGCGCTGCTGCCCGCCGTCGGCTTCGGGATCCTGCTGTCGGTGCTCTACAACAAGGCGCTCTTCCCGGTCTTCTTCGCCGGGTTCGCCGTCGCCGCGTTCACCGACTTCACGGTGATCGGCGTCGCCATCATCGCGACCGCGCTGGTCGTCACGATCCTGCGCAGCCGCACGCCGCAGACGCCGCAGTCGCCGTCCAGCCCGCAGTCGTCGGCGCTGATCTGAGCGGAGGAGACATGACCGAGAACGCCACCATCGCCACCGAGGCGCCGGAGCAGCTGGACGACGAGCGCGGCGAGATCCGCCGTCTGACGGTGCGCGGCCTGCTGCTGCAGGGCGGCTTCAACTACGAGCGGTTCCAGAACCTCGGGTTCTGGTGGATGATGCGCCCGACGCTGGACCGCCTCTACCCCGACCCCGTCGACCGCGCCGCCGCCTACCAGCGGCACATGGTCTACTTCAACACCAACCCGTGGGTGGTCGGCCCGATCGCCGGCGTCACCGCCTCCATGGAGCGACAGCGCGCCAAGGGCGCCACCGACCTGAACGACGAGGCGATCAACTCCGTCAAGGTCGGGCTCATGGCGCCGCTGGCCGGCATCGGCGACTCGCTGATCTTCGGCACCATCCGGCCGATCCTGGCCGCGGTCTGCGCCGGGCTGGCCATCGACGGCAACATCGCCGGGCCGATCATCTTCTTCCTGGCGCTGCTGGCCATCCAGGTGCTCATGCGGGTCGGCGGCACCGCCACCGGCTACCGCACCGGCATGCAGTTCTTCGAGAAGCTGTCGCCCGCGCAGATCGACCAGATCAAGCAGGGCGCGACGATCGTCGGCCTCGCGGTCACCGGCGCGTTGGTGGCGACGATGCTCAAGGTCACCACGCCGTGGTCGTACACCAGCGGCGAGCAGACCATCGCGCTGCAGGACCAGCTCGACCTCGTCCTGCCGGCGCTGCTGCCGCTGATCGCGACGCTGATCGTCTACGCGCTCATCCGGCGCCGGGTGTCGCCGGTCTGGGTGCTGCTCGGCACGCTGGTCGCCGGCCTGGTGTTCGGCTACTTCGGCGTCCTGGCGGCCTGAGCCGTGCCCGGGACCGACGAGTACGTGCTGACCGGCGGGCGGGTGCTGCTGCCCGGCGGCCGGCTGGAGGCGGGCGCCGTCCACGTCCGGGCCGGGCGCATCGCCGCGGCCGGACCGTCCGACGACGCCGCCCCGGGTGTCGAGCGGATCGACGTCGACGGGCTGATCGTCGCGCCGGGCCTCGTCGACACCCACGTGCACGGCGGGCTCGGGCACAACGTGATGAGCGCCGACGCGGACGCGGTGCGGGTGATCGGACGGCGGCTGCGCGCGGCCGGCGTCACGTCGTTCGTCGCCACCACCGCGTCGGTGCCGTTCGACCGCGTGCTGCACTCTGTGCGCGGGCTGGCGGCGCTGGCCGGGCCGACCGGCCCCGGCGGCGCCGAGCTGCTCGGCGTCCACCTGGAAGGGCCGTTCCTCAGCCCGGACTTCCGCGGCGTGCACCAGGAGCAGAACCTGGTCGAGCCGTCGCCGGACCGCGTCGCCGCGTTGCTCGACGCGGCCGGCGGGGCTGGTGGCGCGCTACGGGTCTGCACCGTCGCGCCGGAACTCCCGCACGCCGAGTCCGCCGTCCGCACCCTCGCGGCGGCCGGCGTGCGGGTCTCCGTCGGCCACACCGCCGCCACGTTCGCACAGGCCCGCGCGGCCGTCGAGTGGGGCGCGCGGCGGGCCACCCACCTGTTCAACGCCATGCCGCCGATCCACCACCGCAGCCCCGGCCCGGTGCCGGCGCTGCTCGCCGCCGAATCCGTCCACCTGGAGGTCGTCGCCGACGGCCTGCACGTCGCGCCCGAGTTGCTCGGCGCGCTCGCCGCGCTGCCCGGCGTGCGCGACCGGCTGATGCTGGTCAGCGACGGCACCGACGTGTCCGGCCTGCCCGACGGCGACCACCACCGCTGGGACGGCACGCCGGTGCGGATCACCGGCGGCCGCGCCTTCACGCACACCGGCGGCATCGCCGGCAGCACGTCGACGCTGATCGACGGCGTCCGGGTGCTGCTCGCGGCCGGTGTGCCGCTGCCGCTGGCGCTCGACACGGCCGGGCGGCACCCGGCGCGGTCGCTGGGGCTCACCGACCGCGGCGCCGTGGCCGCGGGCCTGCGGGCCGACCTGATCGTCGTCGACGACGAGGCGGCGATCATCCACACCATCCTGCATGGACAATGGGAAAGGCCCTAGAGAGGAACGAGATGGACATCGCTCTGATCCGCGTCGACGACCGGCTCATCCACGGCCAGGTCGTCATGGGATGGACGCAGGCGCTGGGAATCCAGCAGATCCTGGTGGCCGACGACCCGACCGCGGCCAACCCGACGCAGAAGAACCTGATGCTCCTCGCGGTGCCGGCCGGGGTACGCGCCGACATCCTGACGATCGCCGACTCCGCGCGCATCGTCGAGCAGTCCGCGTCCGACGTGAAGACGATCATCGTCGTCAAGGGGCCGGCCGAGCTGAAGGCGCTGCGCGACGCCGGCCTGAAGATGACCGAGGTCAACGTCGGCAACGTGCACACCGGGCCGGGCCGCAAGCGGCTGACCAAAGAGGTGCACGCCACCGACGACGAGATCGCCATCTGGCGCGAGCTGTCCGAGCAGGGCGTCCGCCTCGAGGCGCAGTGGCTGCCCGGCACCGCCCGCACCGACCTCGGCAAGCTCGTCGCCGGACTCTGAGCCATGGCCGCCTCCGACTCCCTCGACGTGCGACCCGGTGTCGCCGGGCAGCTGTCCCGCGGCGACGTCCCGGTCATGCGCCGGGCCAGCCTGCGCGAGCAGGTGCGCCAGGCGGTCGAGGAACTGATCGTCTTCGGCAAGCTGGCGCCCGGCGAGCACCTCGCCGAGGAGTCCATCGCCGAGCTGCTGGGCGTCAGCCGGCAACCGGTGCGCGAGGCGCTGCAGTCGCTGTCCGTCGCCGGGTTCGTCGACCTGCGGGCCGGGCGCGGCGCGTTCGTGCACGAGCCGACCGCCCGCGAAGCGCGCGAGGTGTTCCACGTCCGGGCGCTCCTCGAGTCCGACAGCTGCCGGCTGGCCGCCCAGAACGTCGACGACGACGGGGTGCGGCGGCTGGAGGGCATCTACGCCGACGGGCTGGAGGCGTCGAGCCGGGGCGACGACCCGCGGCGGCTGCTCGAGCTGAACCGCGCCTTCCACCGGGCCATCACCGAGATCGGCGCCAACCGCGTCTCGCTGGCGCTGCTCGCCGACCTCGAGCGGCGGGCCGGCTGGTACCTCGCCACCATCATCGCCAACCGGGCGCCGTCCTCGTGGGCGGAGCACCGGGCCATCCTCGACGCCGTCGCGGCCCACGACGCCGACCTCGCCGGCGACCTCATGCTGAACCACATCGACCACTCCAGGGACCTGCTGGAGTTCACCGGTCAGTAGCCGGAGCGCCGGCTGAAAGAGAGTCATGTCCGCAATAGAGCTCTGCCTGCTGCTGCTCGCTGCCCTGGCGGCGGGGTCGATCAACGGCGCCGTCGGCTCCGGTTCCCTCGTCACCCTGCCCGTCCTGCTCGCCCTCGGCCTCGACCCCGCCGCCGCCGTCACCACCAACACCATCGCCATGGTGACGTCCGCGCTCGGCGGCACCCTCGCGTACCGCAAGGAGCTGCGCGAGGACCGCCAGCACATCCGCGCGCTGCGCTACATCTCCGTCGTCGGCGGCGTCATCGGCTCCGTCCTGCTGCTCACCACCAGTTCCGGCGCCCTCGACGTCATCGTGCCGATCCTCATCGGGTTCGCGCTGCTGCTGGTGATCGTGCAGCCCAGGCTCGCGGCCATGGCCCGCGCCCGCGCGGCGTCGCGCGCCGGCGACAACCCGTTCGGCAGCAGGGGCCTGCGCGTCTCGATCCTCGGCTGCTCCATCTACGGCGGCTACTTCGCCGCCGCGCAGGGCATCCTGCTGCTCGGCGCGCTGAGCGCGTTCAGCGGGCGGCCGCTGAACAGCACGAACGGGATCAAGAACCTGCTGACGCTGACGGTCAACGTCACCGCCGCGACCGGCTTCACCATCGCCTACTTCCTCGGCCACGCCGACGTCGAGTGGCTCGCCGTCGCCGTCATGGCCGTCGGGGCCACCATCGGCGGCTACAGCGGCGGCCGCCTGGCCAAGGCCCTGCCCGACTGGGTGCTGCGCGCCCTCATCATCGTGGTCGCCATCGTGGCGCTGGGGCACGAGCTGCTGGACTGACGGCGCCGGCACCCGGCGGTACGACTTCTCCGCGGAGAGCGAGCGCGCTGCCATGGGCGAAACCCACGGCGGATCGGAGGCTCACCTTCTGGACCGGTCAGGTGAAGGCGACCTACGCGTACTACGCATAGCGGGACCCGCTCGACCGCCCGGTGTCGCGGCCGGGCGTCCGCCGATCTGTCGGCGGCACGGACTACAGTGACGACGTGGGTGCTGGTCAGGAGGGCGCGTGAGTCTCTACCGCGACGAAGGGGTCGTGCTGCGCACCCAGAAGCTGGGCGAGGCCGACCGCATCGTCACGCTGCTCACCAGGGGCAACGGCCGCATCCGCACCGTCGGCAAGGGCGTGCGGCGCACCACCAGCCGGTTCGGCGCGCGGCTCGAGCCGTTCATGCACGTCGACTGCCAGTTCGCCACCGGCCGCACGCTCGACATCGTCACGCAGGCCGAGACCATCGCGCCGTACGGCATGAGCATCACCGACGACTACGGCCGCTACACCGCGGGCACCGCCATGCTCGAGACCGCGGAACGGCTCACGGCCGAGGAGCGCGAGCCGGCCGTGCAGTTGTACCTGCTGCTGGTCGGCGCGCTGCGCACGCTGGCCGGCGCCACGCACGACCCCGGGCTGGTGCTC containing:
- a CDS encoding putative PEP-binding protein — translated: MPDHPPTTLIGRGAGRGAAVGPIVQLTSAITRPDGEPAGPPEAARAALTAVADDLTERAAAADGTLAEVLTVTAQMAADPALAADIEQRVKQGDGPATAIWDAFDPFLETLAGLGGYIAERVTDLRSVRDRAVSRALGRPEPGPARLAEPSVVVAADLSPADTSALDLGNVAAIVTEEGGPTSHTAIIAGQLGIPCVVRVAGATGLPAGRLAAVDSATGAVTLDPDDELVARVRRAAAARAELRGTAPATHTADGHPAAVLANVGTVADAAAAAAAGATGVGLLRTEVLYLDRSTAPGVDEQAAAYREVLGHFPGGKVVVRTLDSGADKPLAFAEQPGEENPALGVRGYRLARRRPDLLDDQLAALARAQHDGGAELWVMAPMVSTAAEAAEFAALARGHGLTRVGAMIEVPSAALRAEAILAELDFVSIGTNDLAQYTMAADRLRGELADLLDPWQPAVLDLVAATARAGAAAGTPVGVCGESAADPLMALVLVGLGVTSLSMAPAAAAEVSHMVAGHTLEDCRRAAAAALAAPGAARARAAAEASIRPN
- a CDS encoding PTS sugar transporter subunit IIA, whose product is MTTIVVTGHGSFATSLVETAQMIVGSTEHVHPVDFPVGTGVEDLTARVAAVIEQANPAGEPGQVLILADVLGGSPARVALAEAAAGRADAVTGVNLPMLIDLALTAGTASAPELAARAVTAGQDGIRDAGALVRPEGGVS
- a CDS encoding PTS sugar transporter subunit IIC, which translates into the protein MTLWQAFLIALVVALAYLARRILGDPQLERPIILGPIVGLIAGDLETGLIVGGTLELIFIGAATFGGTAPPNVAIGAAVGTALAISAGQGAETALVAAVPAAVLGTFCELFAKTVCSFLVHRADAAAAQARGSTILGIIWIGNAIHFLAYFVPTFLVLQFGANALEGVLNALSDDVQNALNTSAALLPAVGFGILLSVLYNKALFPVFFAGFAVAAFTDFTVIGVAIIATALVVTILRSRTPQTPQSPSSPQSSALI
- a CDS encoding PTS system mannose/fructose/sorbose family transporter subunit IID — protein: MTENATIATEAPEQLDDERGEIRRLTVRGLLLQGGFNYERFQNLGFWWMMRPTLDRLYPDPVDRAAAYQRHMVYFNTNPWVVGPIAGVTASMERQRAKGATDLNDEAINSVKVGLMAPLAGIGDSLIFGTIRPILAAVCAGLAIDGNIAGPIIFFLALLAIQVLMRVGGTATGYRTGMQFFEKLSPAQIDQIKQGATIVGLAVTGALVATMLKVTTPWSYTSGEQTIALQDQLDLVLPALLPLIATLIVYALIRRRVSPVWVLLGTLVAGLVFGYFGVLAA
- the nagA gene encoding N-acetylglucosamine-6-phosphate deacetylase, which gives rise to MPGTDEYVLTGGRVLLPGGRLEAGAVHVRAGRIAAAGPSDDAAPGVERIDVDGLIVAPGLVDTHVHGGLGHNVMSADADAVRVIGRRLRAAGVTSFVATTASVPFDRVLHSVRGLAALAGPTGPGGAELLGVHLEGPFLSPDFRGVHQEQNLVEPSPDRVAALLDAAGGAGGALRVCTVAPELPHAESAVRTLAAAGVRVSVGHTAATFAQARAAVEWGARRATHLFNAMPPIHHRSPGPVPALLAAESVHLEVVADGLHVAPELLGALAALPGVRDRLMLVSDGTDVSGLPDGDHHRWDGTPVRITGGRAFTHTGGIAGSTSTLIDGVRVLLAAGVPLPLALDTAGRHPARSLGLTDRGAVAAGLRADLIVVDDEAAIIHTILHGQWERP
- a CDS encoding PTS system mannose/fructose/N-acetylgalactosamine-transporter subunit IIB; translated protein: MDIALIRVDDRLIHGQVVMGWTQALGIQQILVADDPTAANPTQKNLMLLAVPAGVRADILTIADSARIVEQSASDVKTIIVVKGPAELKALRDAGLKMTEVNVGNVHTGPGRKRLTKEVHATDDEIAIWRELSEQGVRLEAQWLPGTARTDLGKLVAGL
- a CDS encoding GntR family transcriptional regulator — translated: MAASDSLDVRPGVAGQLSRGDVPVMRRASLREQVRQAVEELIVFGKLAPGEHLAEESIAELLGVSRQPVREALQSLSVAGFVDLRAGRGAFVHEPTAREAREVFHVRALLESDSCRLAAQNVDDDGVRRLEGIYADGLEASSRGDDPRRLLELNRAFHRAITEIGANRVSLALLADLERRAGWYLATIIANRAPSSWAEHRAILDAVAAHDADLAGDLMLNHIDHSRDLLEFTGQ